Proteins co-encoded in one Apium graveolens cultivar Ventura unplaced genomic scaffold, ASM990537v1 ctg1622, whole genome shotgun sequence genomic window:
- the LOC141699992 gene encoding secreted RxLR effector protein 161-like, which produces MDKAHPLTTPKDPFHPRKQDEETLGPEVPYLSAIGALTYLASNTRPDIAFAVILLARFSSDPTKRHWDGIKHIFRYLRGTIDLGLFFPNNSRSWLVGFADAGYMSDPYFGRSQIGYLFTYCDTAIFWKYTK; this is translated from the coding sequence ATGGATAAAGCTCATCCACTAACCACACCAAAGGATCCTTTTCATCCTAGAAAACAAGATGAAGAGACTCTTGGACCTGAAGTTCCATACCTCAGTGCAATTGGCGCTCTCACGTATCTTGCAAGCAACACACGGCCTGATATTGCATTTGCAGTGATCCTGTTGGCAAGATTTAGTTCTGACCCTACTAAAAGGCACTGGGATGGAATAAAACATATATTCAGATATCTTCGAGGGACAATCGATCTTGGACTATTCTTCCCAAACAATTCAAGATCATGGTTAGTTGGATTTGCAGATGCTGGATACATGTCGGATCCTTATTTTGGGCGATCACAAATAGGTTACCTATTTACATATTGTGATACTGCTATCTTTTGGAAGTATACAAAATAG